A genomic segment from Alkalilimnicola ehrlichii MLHE-1 encodes:
- a CDS encoding copper resistance D family protein — MAWVSALADQDAWSVLLILVDAGIYLGALLAVGSVLFRFVFRGGPDRAHQSARRMGALAAAAALVLLLLKWPLQAGFLGGGTLSAATDPMLLMMLLDGAFGIQLLLMAGGLVVLQFGLLRVPLPMPLRVVAATAGCALVLSAFVQVGHTVREPRTLLMGLLMLHLLCVAFWLAALPPLHQVSYGQDRWEAAAILRRFGQLATFAVGVLVVAGVALAWQLLGGLQPLLTTAYGQVLLGKVSAVGLLLLFAAMNKLWLVPAFENAAPAAPLRLRRSIRIEAVIAILIVLITALLTSVGTPGA, encoded by the coding sequence ATGGCCTGGGTATCAGCACTGGCGGACCAAGATGCCTGGTCGGTGCTGCTGATCCTGGTGGATGCGGGCATCTACCTGGGGGCCTTGTTGGCCGTCGGGTCGGTGTTATTCCGTTTCGTATTCCGAGGCGGGCCGGACCGGGCGCACCAGAGCGCGCGGCGGATGGGGGCATTGGCCGCCGCCGCCGCGTTAGTCCTGCTCCTATTGAAATGGCCACTCCAGGCGGGCTTCCTCGGTGGCGGCACGCTGTCTGCGGCGACCGATCCGATGCTGCTCATGATGTTGCTCGATGGCGCCTTCGGTATCCAACTCCTGCTGATGGCCGGGGGGTTGGTGGTGCTCCAGTTCGGACTGCTGCGCGTTCCATTGCCGATGCCACTGCGGGTGGTCGCGGCCACCGCCGGCTGCGCGTTGGTGCTGTCGGCGTTCGTGCAAGTGGGCCACACCGTCCGTGAGCCTCGCACCCTCCTGATGGGGCTTCTGATGCTGCACCTTCTGTGTGTGGCGTTCTGGCTGGCCGCATTACCGCCCCTGCACCAAGTCTCTTATGGCCAGGACCGGTGGGAAGCGGCGGCCATCCTGAGACGTTTTGGACAACTGGCGACCTTCGCCGTTGGGGTGCTCGTGGTCGCGGGTGTTGCCCTGGCCTGGCAATTGCTGGGGGGTCTACAGCCCTTGCTCACCACAGCGTATGGCCAGGTCCTGCTCGGAAAGGTGTCTGCGGTCGGTTTGTTGCTGTTATTTGCCGCCATGAACAAGCTCTGGCTGGTGCCCGCGTTCGAGAATGCAGCGCCTGCTGCGCCGCTGCGACTCCGGCGCAGCATCCGGATCGAGGCGGTCATAGCCATTCTGATCGTGCTGATAACGGCTTTGCTGACCTCGGTCGGCACGCCCGGCGCGTGA
- a CDS encoding antitoxin Xre/MbcA/ParS toxin-binding domain-containing protein has product MSITWHLCRANEMIHGNEIHKMANVLGLEEVHGGYTMLMFSARIASGLPLRSIERVHKIVAPRYREFSTLIITKQTLGRRRKKREPLSRTESERLARIARVWSMAKDVYKDEDLARAFLSRPHQMLQGRVPLEVATETEYGADAVVEILGRLKYGSAA; this is encoded by the coding sequence ATGAGTATCACATGGCACCTGTGCAGGGCAAACGAGATGATCCATGGTAACGAGATCCACAAGATGGCCAATGTGCTCGGCCTCGAAGAGGTCCACGGCGGTTATACAATGCTGATGTTCAGCGCGAGGATCGCCAGCGGGCTGCCACTTCGCTCGATCGAGCGCGTCCACAAGATCGTCGCACCGCGCTACAGGGAGTTCTCCACGCTGATCATTACGAAGCAGACCCTGGGCCGGCGCCGCAAGAAGCGGGAGCCGCTGAGTCGGACGGAGAGCGAGCGCCTGGCGCGGATTGCGCGGGTATGGTCGATGGCAAAAGACGTTTACAAGGATGAGGACCTGGCCCGAGCTTTTCTGAGCCGGCCGCACCAGATGCTCCAGGGGCGAGTCCCGCTGGAGGTGGCCACCGAGACCGAGTACGGCGCTGACGCCGTGGTGGAGATTCTCGGCCGGTTGAAGTACGGGTCAGCGGCGTAA
- a CDS encoding isocitrate/isopropylmalate dehydrogenase family protein has translation MAKGRTWRVAVCPGDGIGPEVMAPTVAALRAVAGREGLALELQHYDWPSHDWHRRHGEMMPGDWREQLAAHDAILLGALGDPGPTNDPDRYLLSDGVSLAPLLQLRKGFDLWACERPAVRLPGTPQYLADPRAEELDMLVIRENSEGEYVAQGGRLAPGTAREVATQVEVFTRLATERIIRHAFERALQRAHLRQTGERPPRPFPRTGGGEANAQVCLITKRNAQAYWGEMWTEIFAEVAPDYPEIATHHELVDAACMKFVTRPWVFDVVVASNLHGDILTDLAAVLCGGMGVAPSCNINPQDRRVPPLFEPTHGSAPDIAGQGLAGPEAMLLTAAMMLDWMGEEDPAAARAGERLRLAVAADLQTGSGEARGTEAVGAAILDRLDQQ, from the coding sequence ATGGCGAAAGGCAGGACCTGGCGGGTGGCAGTGTGTCCCGGCGATGGCATCGGGCCGGAGGTGATGGCGCCCACGGTCGCCGCGCTGCGGGCGGTGGCCGGACGCGAGGGGCTGGCGCTGGAGCTCCAGCACTACGACTGGCCGTCCCACGACTGGCACCGTCGGCACGGCGAGATGATGCCCGGGGACTGGCGCGAGCAGTTGGCCGCTCACGACGCCATCCTGCTCGGCGCCCTGGGCGACCCCGGGCCGACCAATGATCCTGATCGCTACCTGCTCTCAGATGGTGTGTCGCTGGCGCCGCTGCTGCAATTGCGCAAGGGGTTCGACCTGTGGGCCTGCGAGCGGCCGGCGGTCCGGCTGCCCGGTACGCCTCAGTACCTGGCCGACCCCCGCGCCGAGGAACTGGACATGCTGGTGATCCGCGAGAACAGCGAGGGCGAGTATGTGGCCCAGGGCGGGCGCCTGGCGCCGGGCACGGCGCGCGAGGTGGCCACTCAGGTGGAGGTGTTCACCCGCCTGGCCACCGAGCGGATCATCCGCCACGCCTTCGAGCGCGCCCTACAGCGGGCCCACCTGCGCCAGACCGGCGAGCGCCCACCGCGCCCTTTTCCGCGGACCGGCGGTGGCGAGGCCAACGCCCAGGTCTGCCTGATCACCAAGCGAAACGCCCAGGCCTACTGGGGCGAGATGTGGACGGAGATCTTCGCCGAGGTGGCGCCCGACTACCCCGAGATCGCCACCCACCATGAACTGGTGGACGCCGCCTGCATGAAGTTCGTGACCCGTCCCTGGGTGTTCGACGTGGTGGTGGCCAGCAATCTCCATGGCGACATCCTCACTGACCTGGCCGCGGTGCTCTGCGGCGGTATGGGGGTTGCCCCCTCCTGTAACATCAACCCGCAGGATCGCCGTGTGCCACCCCTGTTCGAGCCCACCCACGGCAGCGCCCCGGACATCGCCGGGCAAGGACTGGCCGGGCCTGAGGCCATGCTGCTGACCGCAGCGATGATGCTGGACTGGATGGGCGAGGAGGACCCGGCCGCGGCCCGCGCCGGTGAACGCCTGCGCCTGGCGGTAGCCGCCGACCTGCAGACCGGTAGCGGCGAGGCGCGGGGCACCGAGGCAGTGGGGGCGGCCATCCTGGACCGTCTGGATCAGCAGTGA
- a CDS encoding MBL fold metallo-hydrolase RNA specificity domain-containing protein — protein sequence MQIEFFGAARQVTGSCFLIHCGKSRVLVDCGLIQGGRKQEERNREPFPFDPTRLDAMVLTHAHLDHSGRIPQLVEAGFQGRIYTQRATRDLCRIMLKDAGFLAEKDAEIENRKRQRQHLPPDVKPTYTVEQAEASIRSFRAVDYDQVIDVADGVRLRLQEAGHILGSAVAELWLEQGGKRRKVAFSGDLGHSDAPILCNPARIEDADLVILESTYGDRLHRSWDETWNELGEIIANARAERGNILVPAFAVGRTQELLYVLGRNYDDWGLDDWQIFLDSPMAIEATEVYAKHRNLYDQEAREQLPERKNPFDLPNLTLSRTTEDSMAINRIQSGALVIAGSGMCNGGRIRHHFKHNLWRSSCHVIIVGFQAAGTPGRALVDGASTLTLWGETVRVGAQIHTVGGLSAHADQRELMAWYEGFRDHPPIALVHGESGAMDTLADELHRRYNVSVRTPEEGESITL from the coding sequence ATGCAGATTGAATTCTTCGGCGCCGCCCGTCAGGTCACCGGCTCCTGCTTTCTGATCCATTGCGGCAAGAGCCGGGTGCTGGTGGACTGCGGGCTGATCCAGGGCGGCCGCAAACAGGAGGAGCGCAACCGCGAGCCCTTCCCCTTCGATCCCACCCGTCTCGACGCCATGGTCCTCACCCACGCCCACCTGGACCACTCCGGACGCATCCCGCAACTGGTTGAGGCCGGCTTCCAGGGGCGCATCTACACCCAGCGCGCGACCCGCGACCTCTGCCGCATTATGCTCAAGGACGCCGGCTTTCTGGCCGAGAAGGACGCGGAGATCGAAAACCGCAAGCGCCAGCGCCAGCACCTGCCCCCCGACGTCAAACCCACCTACACGGTCGAGCAGGCCGAGGCCTCCATCCGCAGCTTCCGGGCGGTGGACTACGATCAGGTGATCGACGTGGCCGACGGCGTCCGGCTCCGCCTGCAGGAGGCCGGCCACATCCTCGGCTCCGCCGTGGCCGAGCTCTGGCTGGAGCAGGGCGGCAAGCGCCGAAAGGTGGCGTTCAGTGGCGACCTGGGCCACTCCGATGCCCCCATCCTCTGCAACCCGGCGCGTATCGAGGACGCCGATCTGGTCATCCTCGAGAGCACCTATGGCGATCGCCTGCACCGCTCCTGGGACGAGACCTGGAACGAGCTCGGCGAGATCATCGCCAACGCCCGCGCCGAGCGGGGCAACATCCTGGTGCCGGCCTTTGCCGTCGGCCGCACCCAGGAGCTGCTGTACGTGCTGGGGCGCAACTACGACGACTGGGGGCTGGATGACTGGCAGATCTTTCTGGATAGTCCCATGGCCATCGAGGCCACCGAGGTCTACGCCAAGCATCGCAACCTCTACGACCAGGAGGCCCGGGAGCAGCTTCCGGAGCGAAAGAACCCCTTCGACCTGCCCAACCTCACCCTCAGCCGGACCACCGAGGACTCCATGGCCATCAACCGGATCCAATCCGGCGCCCTGGTCATCGCCGGCAGCGGCATGTGCAATGGCGGCCGCATCCGCCACCACTTCAAACACAACCTCTGGCGCTCGTCCTGTCACGTCATAATTGTCGGCTTCCAGGCCGCCGGCACCCCCGGACGGGCGCTGGTGGATGGCGCCAGCACCCTGACGCTCTGGGGCGAGACGGTGCGCGTGGGCGCACAGATCCACACCGTGGGCGGGTTGTCCGCCCACGCCGACCAGCGTGAGCTGATGGCTTGGTACGAGGGGTTTCGTGATCATCCGCCCATCGCCCTGGTGCACGGGGAAAGCGGGGCCATGGATACCCTGGCCGATGAGCTCCACCGGCGCTATAACGTCAGTGTGCGCACGCCCGAGGAGGGCGAGTCCATCACCCTGTAG
- a CDS encoding TolC family protein, translating to MALPVLSVLFLAGCATTVPDLDRERLEGDLMAYGVTLSEEELPKPRGELELESAIHQALLRNPRMQAAYARLDLEAADVIEASQFANPSLSLSVLRPEGGGGNEYGIGLAWGISGWLLRSARIDIAESHWESTRLQLTEGMVALASDTERAWYEAVAARQQAQVQALETRAADLGLRLGQRFHEAGNITDLDKAHLRIRATESRLQLEEARRQERATRLYLAHLMGIPGEIEDWSVPATLPLPLADPDAPGALVDQALDGRLDLAALDKALDGMTEGVALVRRYRWLGDIEPGIEFERETDGTRLWGGGITFTLPLFNRNQSGVHRAEARLREGEARRDRLTDAIIADVHEQHYRLLHHRERFRMMREELLPAREIAMAGIQERVNYMFDDVFDLLEHKQEELRDWRRTVAELGDYWRARADLAYAVAGPLPGGPVGREGYFDIGQLEREPGQMHHHHDHGHDHEDHGEPHDHEHGDHTEHSGHGGHH from the coding sequence ATTGCACTTCCCGTTTTGTCGGTCCTGTTCTTGGCCGGATGCGCCACGACTGTGCCCGACTTGGACAGAGAGCGTTTGGAAGGGGACCTCATGGCCTATGGGGTGACCCTTTCAGAGGAAGAGCTACCGAAACCGCGGGGAGAGTTGGAACTCGAATCGGCGATTCACCAGGCGCTCTTGCGCAATCCCCGTATGCAGGCGGCGTACGCCAGGCTGGACCTGGAGGCCGCCGACGTCATTGAGGCCTCGCAGTTTGCCAACCCATCACTGTCGCTCTCCGTGCTGCGCCCGGAGGGCGGCGGTGGCAATGAATACGGGATTGGCCTGGCCTGGGGGATTTCCGGCTGGTTGCTGCGTAGCGCCAGGATCGACATCGCGGAGTCGCACTGGGAATCCACCCGACTGCAGTTGACCGAGGGCATGGTCGCCCTGGCCAGTGATACCGAGCGTGCCTGGTATGAGGCCGTCGCCGCGCGGCAGCAAGCACAGGTGCAAGCGCTGGAAACCCGGGCGGCCGATTTGGGATTGCGACTGGGTCAGCGCTTCCATGAGGCCGGCAACATCACCGACCTGGACAAGGCTCACCTGCGTATTCGTGCGACCGAGTCCAGATTGCAGTTGGAGGAGGCACGCCGTCAGGAGCGTGCAACTCGGCTGTACCTGGCACACCTGATGGGGATCCCCGGCGAAATCGAGGACTGGTCCGTGCCGGCGACGCTGCCCTTGCCGCTTGCCGACCCGGATGCCCCCGGGGCCCTTGTCGACCAGGCATTGGACGGGCGGCTTGATCTGGCGGCTCTGGATAAGGCCTTGGACGGTATGACTGAGGGGGTCGCCCTGGTCCGTCGCTACCGCTGGCTGGGCGACATTGAGCCTGGTATCGAGTTCGAGCGGGAGACAGACGGAACCCGCCTATGGGGTGGCGGGATTACCTTCACCCTCCCCCTATTCAATCGGAACCAGAGCGGCGTACACCGGGCTGAGGCGCGCCTGCGGGAGGGTGAAGCGCGTAGGGATCGACTGACGGACGCCATTATCGCTGACGTGCACGAACAGCACTATCGGCTGCTCCACCACCGGGAACGGTTCAGGATGATGCGCGAAGAGTTGCTCCCGGCACGAGAGATCGCCATGGCCGGCATCCAGGAGCGGGTGAACTACATGTTCGACGACGTGTTCGACCTGCTGGAGCACAAGCAGGAGGAGCTTCGCGACTGGCGCCGCACGGTGGCGGAGCTCGGGGACTATTGGCGTGCCCGGGCAGATTTGGCTTACGCCGTGGCTGGACCGCTACCCGGTGGTCCCGTCGGCCGCGAAGGCTATTTCGATATCGGGCAGTTGGAACGCGAGCCTGGGCAGATGCATCACCACCATGACCATGGACACGACCACGAGGACCATGGCGAGCCCCACGATCACGAGCACGGTGACCACACCGAACATTCTGGGCACGGAGGGCATCATTGA
- a CDS encoding class I SAM-dependent methyltransferase: MDVSSIKSAYKRYARHYDRFFGPIFNPGRKLAVEIANPSPEQRILEVGVGTGLSLPYYRQDARVVGIDISTDMLDIARQRVAEEELGQVEDLLEMDAEDLKFEDDSFDCVVAMYVASVVPNPDRLIAEMRRVCRPGGDILVINHFASRNPLLRGLERGLRPLSRLLGFRPDMDLDVLPDTPDFPQLAVRPTNLGGYWKLVHYRNGDPDDSEQPRAETAEAAEPAEPAQAAAR, translated from the coding sequence ATGGACGTATCTTCTATAAAAAGCGCCTACAAGCGCTATGCACGCCATTACGACCGCTTCTTCGGGCCCATTTTCAACCCCGGGCGCAAGCTAGCCGTAGAGATCGCCAACCCCAGCCCGGAGCAGCGCATTCTGGAGGTGGGGGTGGGCACCGGGCTGTCGCTGCCCTACTACCGGCAGGATGCGCGCGTAGTCGGCATCGATATCAGCACCGACATGCTGGATATTGCCCGCCAGCGGGTGGCCGAGGAGGAGCTCGGCCAAGTGGAAGACCTCCTTGAGATGGACGCCGAAGACCTCAAGTTCGAGGACGACAGCTTCGACTGCGTGGTGGCCATGTACGTGGCGTCGGTGGTCCCCAACCCGGACCGCCTCATCGCCGAGATGCGCCGTGTCTGCCGGCCCGGCGGGGATATCCTGGTGATTAACCATTTCGCCTCGCGCAACCCTCTACTGCGCGGTCTGGAGCGCGGCCTGCGCCCCCTCTCCCGGCTGCTTGGGTTCCGGCCCGACATGGACCTGGACGTACTGCCGGACACGCCGGACTTCCCGCAGTTGGCGGTGCGACCGACCAACCTGGGAGGCTACTGGAAGCTGGTGCATTACCGTAACGGCGACCCCGACGACAGCGAGCAGCCCCGGGCGGAGACCGCCGAAGCCGCCGAGCCGGCGGAGCCCGCCCAGGCCGCCGCCCGCTGA
- a CDS encoding copper resistance CopC family protein: MKAYLKLGLAGLVAVMMGLSAPLMAHEGELGTLPEEGTTVQGSPEEIGIYFDGAMRITQFDVTGPQGRVRLVDVPGNEPTEDYRVAPADELAPGTYQVRWRGLARDGHMMSGGFSFSVED, from the coding sequence ATGAAGGCATACCTCAAACTTGGCCTGGCCGGACTTGTGGCCGTGATGATGGGGTTGAGCGCCCCGCTCATGGCCCATGAGGGCGAGTTGGGCACCCTCCCTGAGGAAGGGACTACCGTGCAAGGCAGTCCGGAGGAGATTGGCATCTATTTTGACGGCGCAATGCGCATTACGCAGTTCGACGTGACCGGCCCGCAGGGGCGCGTGCGACTGGTGGATGTGCCCGGCAACGAGCCGACCGAGGACTACCGCGTGGCCCCGGCGGATGAACTGGCGCCAGGGACCTATCAGGTTCGCTGGCGTGGTCTGGCCCGGGACGGCCACATGATGTCCGGTGGATTCAGCTTCAGCGTAGAGGACTAA
- a CDS encoding RES family NAD+ phosphorylase has protein sequence MAQRLDRTLTAYRIGDPTGEFPIFDATGSTRHPGRWNDAETPVIYAGEHYSTAMLEKLAHADGLMPPDQHFIQITLPRGLSYEMVTKDHLPDWAAPDCVAAREYGVRWVAEQRSVVLFVPSFVARVEHNVLINPEHREFGKIETSIPHPVWWDRRLFGTD, from the coding sequence ATGGCACAGCGTCTCGACCGGACGCTGACGGCCTATCGAATCGGGGATCCCACGGGGGAGTTCCCGATCTTTGATGCCACCGGATCGACCCGCCATCCTGGTCGCTGGAATGACGCGGAAACCCCCGTGATATATGCGGGTGAGCACTACTCGACAGCGATGCTGGAGAAGCTTGCTCACGCCGACGGCCTTATGCCCCCAGACCAGCACTTCATCCAGATCACGCTTCCCCGGGGGCTGAGTTACGAGATGGTGACCAAGGATCACCTCCCCGATTGGGCGGCGCCAGACTGCGTAGCCGCGCGAGAGTATGGGGTCAGGTGGGTCGCGGAGCAACGTTCCGTGGTGCTCTTCGTACCGTCGTTCGTTGCACGGGTCGAGCATAACGTGCTCATCAACCCGGAGCACCGCGAGTTCGGCAAAATCGAAACCTCGATCCCGCATCCGGTCTGGTGGGATCGACGTCTTTTCGGCACGGACTGA
- a CDS encoding aspartate aminotransferase family protein gives MSAAQETTDRQGMLSPLLKQSSGVVAERGEGAYLFDRDGTRYLDFTSGIGVTATGHAHPKVVAAIKAQADKLLHGQYAIVRHPGIMELAERLGAYMPGPIDALFFSNAGTEACEAALRLARHATGRPNIIVFHGGFHGRTMGSLSMTTSSVGLRAGLQPMMGGVVVAPFPNTYRYGWDEEAATDFCLRELDYIFATYSTPAETAGVFIEPVQGESGYVPANTRFMQGLRERCDQHDMLMILDEVQAGYGRTGRFWAHSHFEVQPDVVVTAKGLASGMPLSGVGAPSELMERGWAGSQGGTYGGNAVACAAALATLDVIEEEGLVHNAAEQGAYLKQRLKEVQAEFPEVADVRGMGLMIGTEMVDAEGRPDGDRAARILKAMEKRKVLMIRCGAFGGQVVRWLPPLIVSRQQVDTAVDTFIEALRETA, from the coding sequence ATGAGCGCAGCCCAGGAAACCACCGACCGGCAGGGCATGCTGTCCCCCCTGCTCAAGCAGTCCAGTGGGGTGGTCGCCGAACGGGGCGAGGGGGCCTATCTGTTTGATCGTGACGGCACCCGCTATCTCGATTTCACTTCCGGCATCGGCGTCACCGCCACCGGCCACGCGCACCCCAAGGTGGTGGCGGCGATCAAGGCCCAGGCGGACAAGCTCCTGCACGGCCAGTACGCCATCGTGCGCCACCCCGGCATTATGGAACTGGCCGAGCGGCTGGGCGCCTACATGCCCGGTCCCATTGATGCGCTGTTCTTCTCCAACGCCGGCACCGAGGCCTGCGAGGCGGCGCTGCGCCTGGCGCGGCACGCCACTGGCCGGCCCAATATCATCGTCTTCCACGGTGGGTTCCATGGCCGCACCATGGGCTCGCTGTCCATGACCACCTCCAGTGTCGGCCTGCGGGCCGGCCTTCAGCCCATGATGGGCGGCGTGGTGGTAGCCCCCTTCCCCAACACCTACCGCTATGGCTGGGACGAGGAGGCCGCCACCGACTTCTGCCTGCGGGAACTGGACTACATTTTCGCCACCTACAGCACCCCGGCGGAGACGGCTGGCGTGTTCATCGAGCCGGTGCAGGGCGAATCGGGCTACGTGCCCGCCAACACCCGCTTCATGCAGGGCCTGCGCGAGCGCTGTGACCAGCACGACATGCTCATGATCCTCGACGAGGTGCAGGCCGGCTATGGCCGCACCGGCCGCTTCTGGGCCCACAGCCACTTCGAGGTGCAGCCCGATGTGGTGGTGACCGCCAAGGGCCTGGCCAGCGGCATGCCCCTGTCCGGCGTCGGTGCCCCCTCCGAGCTGATGGAGCGGGGCTGGGCGGGCTCCCAGGGCGGCACCTACGGCGGTAACGCCGTCGCCTGTGCCGCGGCGCTGGCCACCCTCGATGTCATTGAGGAAGAGGGCTTGGTGCACAATGCCGCCGAGCAGGGCGCTTACCTCAAGCAGCGGCTGAAGGAGGTCCAGGCGGAGTTTCCCGAGGTGGCCGACGTGCGCGGCATGGGGTTGATGATCGGCACTGAGATGGTGGACGCCGAAGGGCGCCCCGACGGTGACCGGGCCGCGCGTATCCTTAAGGCCATGGAGAAGCGCAAGGTATTGATGATCCGCTGCGGGGCCTTCGGCGGGCAGGTGGTCCGCTGGCTGCCGCCGCTGATCGTCAGCCGCCAGCAGGTCGACACCGCAGTCGACACCTTCATAGAGGCCCTGCGGGAAACCGCCTGA
- a CDS encoding multicopper oxidase family protein has translation MKRRNFLLAASAVLPAATLTRVMAESGHVHHNEGDRTPGQRTDQGYMPVHTPNGWTLPYEIKDGVKEFHLVAEEIEHEFAPGSVAKCWGYNGTTPGPTIEAVEGDRVRIYVTNRLPEYTSVHWHGIHLPSGMDGVKGVTQPPIHPGETFVYEFELNQHGTHMYHPHADEMVQMAMGMMGMFIIHPKDGEIEPVDRDYAILLHNWALHPGTRRPDPSIMVDFDLWSMNSKVFPAIDSLVAKTGERVRIRMGNLSMWNHPMHVHGVSFEVTGSDGGRWPRSQWRKETTEIVGVGQVRDIEFIAPPGDWAFHCHMTHHTMNPMGHGIANPLGVDQSGIEEEIRTLLPEYMAMGQHGMADHQAHTDGGHMRGPDNTLAMAMGEGPFGTIGMGGMFTLVKVRDDLAPGDFSDPGWYWHPDGEVAWRVSDDPDFGNPVRRGKLAGAGAEDLPTPRRDGHGHHGNHGHGDHHDH, from the coding sequence ATGAAGCGTCGCAATTTCCTGCTTGCCGCCAGCGCTGTCCTGCCGGCTGCCACCCTGACCCGCGTAATGGCCGAATCCGGTCACGTCCACCACAACGAGGGGGACCGGACGCCCGGACAACGCACCGACCAGGGCTATATGCCTGTCCATACCCCCAATGGCTGGACATTGCCGTACGAGATCAAGGACGGCGTCAAGGAATTCCACCTGGTTGCGGAAGAGATCGAGCACGAATTCGCCCCCGGATCCGTTGCCAAATGCTGGGGTTACAACGGCACCACCCCAGGTCCGACCATCGAGGCTGTGGAGGGGGATCGGGTGCGAATCTATGTGACGAATCGCCTCCCGGAATACACCTCCGTCCACTGGCACGGCATTCATTTGCCCTCGGGAATGGATGGTGTGAAGGGCGTCACTCAGCCGCCGATTCACCCCGGGGAGACCTTTGTCTATGAGTTCGAGCTCAATCAGCATGGGACGCATATGTACCACCCCCATGCCGATGAAATGGTGCAGATGGCGATGGGCATGATGGGGATGTTCATCATCCACCCCAAGGACGGCGAGATAGAGCCGGTGGATCGCGACTACGCCATCCTGCTGCACAACTGGGCGCTGCATCCGGGGACCCGGCGGCCTGATCCCTCCATCATGGTCGATTTCGACCTTTGGTCGATGAACTCGAAGGTATTTCCCGCGATTGACTCCTTGGTGGCCAAGACCGGCGAAAGGGTGCGTATCCGGATGGGCAATCTATCCATGTGGAATCACCCCATGCACGTGCACGGCGTGTCGTTCGAAGTGACCGGCTCGGATGGCGGGCGTTGGCCCCGGTCTCAATGGCGGAAGGAGACCACCGAGATCGTCGGGGTGGGGCAGGTCCGGGATATCGAATTTATCGCTCCACCGGGCGACTGGGCGTTTCATTGCCACATGACCCACCACACCATGAACCCCATGGGGCATGGCATCGCCAACCCGCTCGGGGTGGACCAGTCCGGTATCGAAGAGGAGATCCGCACCCTGTTGCCCGAATACATGGCGATGGGCCAGCACGGCATGGCCGATCACCAGGCCCATACCGATGGCGGCCACATGCGCGGGCCGGACAATACGCTCGCGATGGCCATGGGCGAGGGGCCTTTCGGCACGATCGGCATGGGGGGGATGTTCACCCTGGTCAAGGTCCGGGATGATTTGGCGCCCGGTGATTTCTCCGACCCGGGCTGGTACTGGCATCCGGATGGCGAAGTGGCGTGGCGGGTGAGCGACGACCCCGACTTTGGCAACCCGGTGCGCCGGGGCAAGCTCGCCGGGGCGGGGGCCGAGGACCTGCCAACGCCCCGGCGTGACGGGCACGGACACCACGGTAACCACGGGCACGGCGACCACCACGACCATTGA